Part of the Leucobacter insecticola genome is shown below.
TGGCCTTGCTCTCGCCGTGTTTCAATGATATCCAGGGAGTGTGTCTCGCATCGCCGCACGTCGCAGAGTAACCCGCCTTACCGTGGGTGGGCTCGTTTCCAGCCGCGCCGATTTTCTCGCGGTGGAGGAGCCGCTAGAGATTCGCGTTTTCGGCCGATCGCTCGCGGTGACGATGCGGACACCGGGAAATGACATCGAACTCGCCGCAGGATTTCTCGTCTCAGAGGGCGTCATCCATCACGCCGAGCACTTCACGACGGCCAGGTACTGCGCGGGAGTTCGGGCCCCCACCGATGTGCGCACCGTGATCCAGCTCGGGCTTCCAGAGCAACCCCCCTCGCCCACCGGTGAACCCAGCGCTGGTCTCCCCGATGAGGGCAACACGTACAACGTGCTCGACGTCACGCTTGCCCCGGGGGTAGCTCCGCCCGATCCAAGCCTTGAACGAAACTTTTACACGACAAGCTCCTGCGGCCTCTGCGGCAAGGCGAGCATCGAGGCGGTGCACACCAACTCCCACTACACGGTGGCAGAAGACCAGCTCACGATCGACGCGGAGATGCTCGCGACGTTCCCGGATCTGCTGCGCGCTCAGCAGGCCGTGTTCGACCGCACCGGTGGTCTCCACGCGGCGGCCCTCTTCGATGGCAATACCGGCGAGATGCTGGTGCTGCGCGAAGACGTGGGCCGCCACAACGCCGTCGATAAAGTCGTCGGTTGGGCGATGATGAATGATCGGCTGCCCGCACGCAACTGCGTACTCATGGTGTCGGGCCGCGCCAGCTTTGAACTCACGCAGAAGGCGCTCATGGCCGGGATCCCGATGCTCACCGCCGTTTCTGCCCCGTCGTCGCTCGCCGCCGAGCTCGCAACCGACGCGGGCCTCACCCTCGTGGGGTTCCTCCGCGGTCAGTCCATGGTGATCTATAGCCGCCCGGATCGCATCACCAACGACTCCAACCCGTCCTCCACGCCAGAACTTGCGCCCCAGCGCACCATCGAGAAGGTAGCTCCGCTATGACCCC
Proteins encoded:
- the fdhD gene encoding formate dehydrogenase accessory sulfurtransferase FdhD, with the protein product MSRIAARRRVTRLTVGGLVSSRADFLAVEEPLEIRVFGRSLAVTMRTPGNDIELAAGFLVSEGVIHHAEHFTTARYCAGVRAPTDVRTVIQLGLPEQPPSPTGEPSAGLPDEGNTYNVLDVTLAPGVAPPDPSLERNFYTTSSCGLCGKASIEAVHTNSHYTVAEDQLTIDAEMLATFPDLLRAQQAVFDRTGGLHAAALFDGNTGEMLVLREDVGRHNAVDKVVGWAMMNDRLPARNCVLMVSGRASFELTQKALMAGIPMLTAVSAPSSLAAELATDAGLTLVGFLRGQSMVIYSRPDRITNDSNPSSTPELAPQRTIEKVAPL